A window from Flavobacterium sp. 83 encodes these proteins:
- a CDS encoding geranylgeranylglycerol-phosphate geranylgeranyltransferase, whose translation MLSRQHKLLLMKIISLFSVVRGYNIPIIILAQYLSAIFILAPEIRALDILLDFNLFLIVFASSLTIASGYIINNFYDSKKDLINRPNKSMLDRLVSQKTKLSVYFSLNFIVALMSMFVSWRAFLFFSVYIFFIWFYSHKIKKYPIIGNLTASLLAVLPFFAILLYYYTKISFNDIETYKSQFAVIFAHATFLFLLLLVREMIKDLENLKGDLANDYKTIPIIYGEVVSKKVITILTILTILPVYILIEIYDVGYMDIYFYTCLIILIFFLLYLWKSNTKAQFLLLHNVLKFLIVAGVFCIVLINPSVLWHGKRLLLMF comes from the coding sequence ATGCTAAGCAGGCAGCACAAACTTTTATTGATGAAAATTATAAGTTTGTTTTCTGTCGTAAGAGGCTATAACATTCCAATAATTATTTTAGCGCAGTATCTTTCGGCTATATTTATTCTTGCGCCGGAGATAAGAGCTTTAGATATTCTGCTTGATTTTAATTTATTCTTAATTGTTTTTGCCTCTTCGTTGACGATTGCTTCTGGCTACATCATTAATAACTTTTACGACAGCAAAAAAGATTTAATCAATCGTCCGAATAAATCCATGCTCGACCGTTTAGTAAGCCAAAAAACCAAACTTTCGGTTTATTTTTCACTCAATTTTATTGTCGCCTTAATGTCAATGTTTGTGTCTTGGCGTGCTTTCTTATTCTTTTCTGTTTATATATTTTTTATTTGGTTCTATTCTCATAAAATAAAAAAATATCCTATTATAGGGAATTTGACAGCTTCTTTATTAGCTGTTTTACCTTTTTTTGCCATTTTATTGTATTATTATACTAAAATTTCATTTAACGATATCGAGACATATAAAAGTCAATTTGCTGTAATTTTTGCCCATGCTACTTTTTTATTTCTACTGCTTCTAGTTCGGGAAATGATTAAGGATTTAGAGAATCTTAAAGGAGATTTAGCTAATGACTACAAAACTATACCTATTATATATGGCGAAGTGGTTTCGAAGAAAGTAATCACGATTTTAACCATTTTAACTATTTTGCCTGTTTATATTTTAATCGAAATTTACGATGTAGGTTATATGGATATTTATTTTTATACCTGTCTCATTATCTTGATTTTCTTCCTTCTTTACTTATGGAAATCGAATACTAAAGCACAATTCCTATTGCTTCATAATGTATTGAAATTCCTTATTGTAGCTGGTGTGTTTTGTATTGTGCTTATCAATCCAAGTGTCTTATGGCATGGAAAAAGATTGTTATTGATGTTTTAA
- a CDS encoding mevalonate kinase — MKGPLFYSKILLFGEYGIIRDSKGLSIPYNFYNGALKREENPSDEAIKSNGHLRRFVTYLETLQNEQPDLVVFDLATLKNDVETGMYFDSSIPQGYGVGSSGALVAAIYDKYAQNKITVLENLTREKLLQLKNIFSQMESFFHGKSSGLDPLNSYLSIPILINSKDNIEATGIPTQSLDGKGAVFLLDSGIVGETAPMVNIFMENLKDKGFRAMLKNQFVKHTDACVENFLGGDMKSLFMNTKKLSKVVLNNFKPMIPEQFHGIWQKGIDTNDYYLKLCGSGGGGYILGFTKDLERAKLSLKDYKLEVVYQF; from the coding sequence ATGAAAGGACCTTTATTTTATTCAAAAATATTACTCTTTGGAGAATACGGAATTATTCGTGATTCAAAAGGATTGTCCATTCCTTATAATTTTTATAATGGTGCGCTTAAAAGAGAGGAGAATCCATCTGATGAAGCGATAAAATCAAATGGCCACTTAAGACGTTTTGTTACTTATTTAGAAACGTTACAGAACGAGCAGCCAGATTTAGTTGTTTTTGATTTAGCTACTTTAAAAAACGATGTTGAAACTGGAATGTATTTTGATTCCAGCATTCCCCAAGGATATGGTGTAGGAAGTAGTGGCGCTCTCGTAGCAGCTATTTACGATAAATATGCACAAAATAAAATCACGGTTCTGGAGAATTTAACTCGTGAAAAATTATTGCAACTAAAAAATATATTTTCTCAAATGGAGAGTTTTTTTCACGGAAAAAGTTCTGGTTTAGACCCTTTAAATAGCTATTTGAGTATTCCAATTCTGATCAATTCTAAAGATAATATAGAAGCTACAGGAATTCCAACACAAAGTTTAGATGGAAAAGGTGCAGTATTTTTGTTAGATTCAGGTATTGTGGGCGAAACGGCCCCGATGGTGAATATTTTCATGGAAAACTTGAAAGACAAAGGTTTTCGCGCCATGTTGAAAAATCAATTTGTAAAACACACTGATGCTTGTGTAGAAAATTTCCTTGGTGGAGACATGAAATCATTGTTTATGAATACCAAGAAATTATCAAAAGTAGTTTTGAATAATTTCAAACCAATGATTCCAGAGCAATTCCACGGAATTTGGCAAAAAGGAATCGACACTAACGATTACTATTTAAAACTGTGTGGTTCTGGCGGTGGCGGTTATATCTTAGGATTTACGAAGGATTTAGAACGCGCAAAATTATCGCTGAAAGATTACAAACTAGAAGTCGTTTATCAATTCTAA
- a CDS encoding diphosphomevalonate/mevalonate 3,5-bisphosphate decarboxylase family protein yields MISVNDFIPSKYTHSVEKGNFQWSAPSNIALVKYWGKKDNQIPANPSVSFTLNNCKTITKLAFAKKNTSTALSTTKNDFSFDLLFEGKPKEDFKPKIQKFLERIEIYLPFLKDYHFTIDTENTFPHSSGIASSASGMAALAMNLMSLEKALNPEMTETYFYQKASLLARLGSGSACRSVKGQVVVWGNHANISGSSDLFGVEFPNAIHANFKNYQDTILLVDKGEKQVSSTVGHDLMHNHPFAERRFAQAHENLDQLISIFESGNLEEFIKIVESEALTLHAMMMTSMPYFILMKPNTLEIINAIWKFRNDTKIPVCFTLDAGANVHVLYPENVAIAVLQFIKDELVGYCQNGQYICDEIGNGAVLN; encoded by the coding sequence ATGATTTCAGTAAACGATTTTATTCCATCAAAATATACGCATTCGGTTGAAAAGGGAAATTTCCAATGGAGCGCGCCCAGTAATATTGCCCTTGTAAAATATTGGGGTAAAAAAGATAATCAAATTCCAGCGAATCCTTCGGTGAGTTTTACGCTGAATAATTGTAAAACGATTACCAAATTGGCTTTCGCAAAAAAAAATACTTCGACTGCGCTCAGTACTACAAAAAATGATTTCTCATTCGATTTGCTTTTTGAAGGAAAACCAAAAGAAGATTTCAAACCAAAAATTCAAAAATTCTTGGAACGAATTGAAATTTATTTACCATTTTTGAAAGACTATCACTTTACAATTGACACGGAAAATACATTTCCGCACAGCTCGGGAATTGCCTCATCAGCCTCTGGGATGGCGGCTTTGGCAATGAACTTGATGAGTTTAGAAAAAGCGTTAAACCCAGAAATGACAGAGACATATTTCTATCAAAAAGCATCTTTACTAGCTCGTTTAGGTTCAGGCAGCGCTTGTAGAAGTGTAAAAGGACAAGTTGTTGTTTGGGGAAATCATGCAAATATCTCCGGAAGTTCTGATTTATTTGGTGTTGAATTTCCAAATGCCATTCATGCTAATTTTAAGAATTACCAAGATACCATTTTACTGGTTGACAAAGGTGAAAAACAAGTTTCGAGTACGGTGGGACATGATTTGATGCACAATCATCCTTTTGCCGAAAGGCGATTTGCACAAGCGCATGAAAATTTAGATCAACTGATTTCAATTTTTGAAAGCGGAAATCTGGAAGAATTTATCAAAATTGTGGAAAGTGAAGCGTTGACTTTGCATGCCATGATGATGACCTCAATGCCTTATTTTATATTAATGAAGCCAAACACATTGGAAATCATTAATGCGATTTGGAAATTTAGAAATGACACTAAAATTCCAGTTTGTTTCACGCTGGATGCAGGTGCAAATGTTCACGTTTTATATCCTGAAAATGTAGCGATTGCTGTTTTACAATTTATTAAGGACGAATTAGTTGGCTATTGCCAAAATGGTCAGTACATTTGTGACGAAATTGGAAATGGAGCTGTGTTGAATTAG
- a CDS encoding TspO/MBR family protein: protein MTKITRILTIVVTCLAIGYLSGMVTRSAIVTWYPTLVKPSFNPPNWIFAPVWSMLYIMMGVAAGLVWNRIEFEKEIVKKALIFFATQLALNALWSYLFFGLHNPMLAGLEIIVLWLMIYETYIQFSKINRIAGYLFIPYLAWVSFAAVLNGSIWWLNR, encoded by the coding sequence ATGACTAAGATTACTCGAATTTTAACGATAGTTGTAACCTGTCTTGCGATTGGTTATTTGTCAGGAATGGTTACCCGTTCTGCAATTGTGACTTGGTACCCAACTTTGGTTAAACCTAGTTTTAATCCGCCCAATTGGATTTTTGCACCCGTTTGGAGTATGCTTTACATTATGATGGGTGTTGCTGCAGGACTAGTCTGGAACCGAATCGAATTTGAAAAAGAGATTGTAAAAAAAGCGTTGATTTTCTTTGCAACACAGTTGGCATTAAATGCATTGTGGTCTTATTTGTTCTTTGGATTGCACAACCCGATGCTGGCAGGTTTAGAGATTATCGTATTGTGGTTAATGATTTATGAAACCTATATACAATTTTCTAAAATTAATAGAATCGCAGGTTATTTATTCATTCCGTATTTAGCTTGGGTAAGTTTTGCTGCGGTTTTGAATGGAAGTATTTGGTGGTTGAATAGATAA
- a CDS encoding NAD(P)/FAD-dependent oxidoreductase translates to MNQNFDIIIVGGGAAGFFTAINIVEKNPKLKVAILERGAEVLQKVRISGGGRCNVTHACFEPNELVKFYPRGEKELRGPFHQFCSGDTIEWFEQHGVELKIEADGRMFPVSNSSQSIIDCFLKATQKLGIAVLTGQSVQSIFKKDTAWKIETQNENYLAEKVILATGSNPKVWEMLQTFGHAVVSPVPSLFTFNIKDSRIKELPGVAAQVTVKVKDTKLSSTGPLLITHWGMSGPAILKLSAWGARILHDKNYQFTIFVNWLNDADKEDVEKKLKELKQEHAKKSVSKKSPFELTNRLWESLVLASGIEVETKWADLSKIQLQNLANQLTNGTFQVNGKSTFKEEFVTAGGIDLKEINFKTMESKLHENLYFAGEIVNIDAITGGFNFQNAWTSGFIVANAI, encoded by the coding sequence ATGAACCAGAATTTTGATATAATAATAGTAGGCGGAGGCGCAGCAGGTTTTTTTACTGCGATTAATATTGTGGAGAAAAACCCAAAACTGAAAGTCGCCATTCTGGAACGTGGAGCCGAAGTATTGCAAAAGGTTCGCATTTCAGGTGGTGGAAGATGCAATGTGACACACGCTTGTTTTGAACCGAATGAATTGGTGAAATTTTATCCGCGTGGCGAAAAAGAATTGCGAGGTCCATTTCATCAGTTTTGCTCTGGAGATACGATTGAATGGTTTGAACAACATGGCGTAGAACTAAAAATTGAAGCTGACGGCCGTATGTTTCCAGTTTCGAATTCCTCACAAAGCATTATTGATTGTTTCTTGAAAGCTACTCAAAAACTAGGAATTGCAGTACTTACGGGACAAAGCGTACAATCCATTTTCAAGAAAGATACCGCTTGGAAAATCGAAACGCAAAACGAAAACTATCTTGCTGAAAAAGTGATTCTGGCCACAGGAAGTAATCCTAAAGTATGGGAAATGCTCCAAACTTTTGGACACGCTGTTGTCAGTCCAGTTCCTTCCCTATTCACTTTCAATATTAAAGATTCCAGAATAAAAGAATTACCCGGAGTTGCGGCACAAGTTACTGTAAAAGTAAAAGACACCAAACTTTCATCAACTGGACCTTTGTTAATTACCCATTGGGGAATGAGCGGTCCGGCTATTTTGAAATTATCTGCTTGGGGCGCCCGAATCTTGCATGACAAAAATTATCAGTTCACTATTTTCGTAAATTGGTTGAATGATGCAGACAAAGAAGATGTCGAGAAAAAGCTTAAAGAATTAAAGCAAGAACACGCAAAAAAATCAGTTTCCAAGAAATCTCCATTCGAATTAACCAATAGATTATGGGAAAGTTTAGTACTTGCTTCCGGAATTGAAGTGGAGACGAAATGGGCTGATTTGTCAAAAATACAATTGCAAAATCTTGCGAATCAATTAACGAATGGGACTTTTCAAGTCAACGGAAAAAGCACCTTTAAAGAAGAATTTGTAACTGCCGGCGGAATTGATTTAAAGGAAATCAACTTCAAAACAATGGAAAGTAAACTGCACGAAAACTTATATTTTGCTGGTGAAATCGTCAATATTGATGCCATTACCGGAGGATTTAACTTTCAGAATGCATGGACAAGCGGATTTATTGTAGCCAATGCTATTTAA
- a CDS encoding glycerophosphodiester phosphodiesterase family protein, translated as MLRIAHRGAKGSEPENTLISFQKALDMQVDGIELDVQLSADGELIVIHDETIDRTTNGNGFVKALSLSELKVFRINGTHKIPTLKEVFDLVNQDCFINIELKNYDTTEKVVSLIEKYVAKKGWKYDRFLVSSFDWNALQQVAFLNDKIHIGVLTETNLDLALAFAKFIQAKSIHPHFHLLTKENTAKMQEKGLQVFPWTINEIEDIQKIKTFNVNGIITDFPNRI; from the coding sequence ATGCTTAGAATCGCACATCGCGGCGCCAAAGGTTCTGAACCGGAGAACACCTTAATTTCGTTCCAAAAAGCATTAGATATGCAAGTGGATGGAATTGAACTCGATGTACAATTGAGTGCGGATGGAGAACTAATTGTTATCCATGATGAAACTATAGATAGAACGACCAATGGAAATGGTTTTGTAAAGGCGCTCTCTTTAAGCGAGTTGAAAGTATTTCGAATAAATGGAACACACAAAATCCCAACGTTAAAAGAAGTATTTGATTTAGTTAACCAAGACTGTTTTATCAATATTGAATTAAAAAATTATGATACGACAGAGAAAGTAGTTTCACTGATTGAAAAGTATGTCGCTAAAAAAGGATGGAAATACGATCGCTTTTTAGTTTCTAGTTTTGATTGGAACGCTTTGCAACAAGTAGCCTTTTTAAATGATAAAATTCACATTGGCGTTTTAACAGAAACTAATTTAGACTTGGCTTTGGCTTTCGCCAAATTCATTCAGGCAAAATCCATTCATCCACATTTTCACTTATTGACAAAAGAGAATACAGCAAAGATGCAGGAAAAAGGATTACAGGTTTTTCCTTGGACCATCAATGAAATAGAAGACATTCAAAAAATAAAAACATTCAACGTAAACGGAATCATTACTGATTTCCCAAATAGAATATGA
- a CDS encoding alpha-amylase family glycosyl hydrolase, whose protein sequence is MKKYSIPLLLATVAILNSCSSTKMVSENAKTPFVWEGATVYFLMTDRFNNGDTSNDVSFNRTKTTGKLRGFEGGDIIGISKKIDEGYFDKLGINAIWFTPIVEQIHDGVDEGTGLSYGFHGYWARDWTNLDPNFGTKEDLKALVEKAHAHGIRIILDGVINHTGPVTAEDTVWPNDWVRTGPNCEYKSFETTTACTLVSNLPDIKTESNQAVPLPPFLIEKWKKEGRYEQEIKELDAFFTRTGYPRAPKYYIIKWLTDYIADYGIDGYRGDTVKHTDETVWADFKTQCNYAFDTWKKNNPTKVLDNNAFYTIAEVYNYGISGGQIFDFGDKKVNYYQNGFNNMINFEFKWDAQKDYEFIFSKYSDKLNNDLKGYSVLNYLSSHDDGGPFDARRTKSKEAGTKLLLSPGLSQVYYGDESARSLVVEGTQGDATLRSFMNWDAIKSNPETQKTLLHWQKLGQFRKNHASVGAGIHRQISAKPYTFSRTFTKGEYLDAVVIGLDLPIGKKELSVSSIFKDGTKVRDAYSGKEVRVANGKATIDSEFDIVLLELKK, encoded by the coding sequence ATGAAAAAATATTCAATCCCACTTTTACTGGCGACGGTGGCAATTTTAAACAGTTGCTCTAGTACAAAAATGGTTTCTGAGAATGCTAAAACACCTTTCGTTTGGGAAGGTGCTACTGTTTATTTTTTGATGACTGACCGTTTCAATAATGGAGATACTTCAAATGATGTTTCATTCAATAGAACAAAAACTACGGGAAAACTACGTGGTTTTGAAGGCGGTGATATCATAGGGATTTCTAAAAAAATCGACGAAGGTTATTTTGACAAACTGGGAATTAATGCCATTTGGTTTACACCAATAGTAGAACAAATTCACGATGGTGTTGACGAAGGAACAGGATTAAGTTATGGTTTTCATGGCTATTGGGCTAGAGACTGGACGAACTTAGATCCTAACTTTGGAACAAAAGAAGACTTAAAAGCATTAGTAGAAAAAGCACATGCACACGGAATCAGGATCATTCTTGATGGTGTTATCAATCATACCGGACCCGTAACTGCTGAAGATACAGTTTGGCCAAACGACTGGGTGAGGACAGGACCCAATTGCGAGTATAAATCTTTTGAAACCACAACTGCTTGTACTTTGGTATCAAACCTTCCGGATATAAAAACAGAGAGCAATCAAGCGGTCCCTTTACCTCCTTTTTTAATCGAAAAATGGAAAAAAGAAGGACGTTACGAACAAGAAATAAAAGAACTGGACGCGTTTTTTACTCGTACCGGTTATCCAAGAGCGCCAAAATATTACATCATCAAATGGCTAACTGATTATATCGCAGATTATGGAATTGACGGTTATAGAGGCGATACTGTAAAACATACAGACGAAACGGTTTGGGCCGATTTCAAGACACAATGTAATTACGCTTTTGATACTTGGAAGAAGAACAATCCGACAAAAGTATTAGACAACAATGCTTTTTACACCATTGCTGAAGTTTACAATTATGGAATCAGTGGCGGGCAAATTTTTGATTTTGGAGATAAAAAAGTCAATTATTATCAAAATGGATTCAATAACATGATCAATTTTGAATTCAAATGGGATGCGCAAAAAGACTATGAATTTATTTTCTCCAAATATTCTGATAAGCTAAACAATGACTTGAAAGGATATAGTGTTTTAAACTACTTGTCTTCGCATGATGACGGTGGACCATTTGATGCTAGAAGAACAAAAAGCAAAGAAGCAGGGACCAAATTATTACTAAGTCCTGGACTTTCTCAAGTTTATTATGGTGATGAAAGCGCTCGTTCTCTAGTAGTTGAAGGCACTCAAGGAGATGCTACATTGCGTTCGTTCATGAATTGGGATGCTATTAAATCTAATCCTGAAACACAAAAAACGTTGTTGCACTGGCAAAAATTAGGGCAATTCAGAAAAAACCATGCTTCAGTTGGAGCAGGAATCCACAGACAAATTTCAGCAAAGCCATATACTTTTTCCAGAACTTTTACAAAAGGAGAATATTTGGATGCCGTAGTAATTGGGCTTGATTTACCAATTGGCAAAAAAGAACTTAGTGTAAGTTCCATTTTTAAAGATGGGACTAAAGTAAGAGATGCCTATTCCGGGAAAGAAGTACGCGTTGCTAATGGAAAAGCAACAATCGATTCAGAATTTGACATCGTTTTATTGGAATTGAAAAAATAA
- a CDS encoding glycoside hydrolase family 13 protein: MSLSLNAQIQKIEPPFWYAGMKNPELQIMFYGENIAQYQVTVSNAIKITNVKKTENPNYIFVTIDTKKVSATDLIFTFKNNNKESFTQKYALKKRRDNSAQRKSYDASDMMYLLMPDRFANGNRNNDSENATTEKFNRELPGGRHGGDIEGIIKNLDYISSLGATTIWSTPLCEDNDAAFSYHTYGQSDVYKIDPRYGTNDDYVRLSNEMHKKNMKLVMDYVTNHWGIEHWMMKDLPTKGWINQFDTYTQTNHKRTVINDTHASKVDTETCLNGWFAPSMPDLNLANPLALKYLIQNAIWWIEYANLDGFRVDTFNYSDPKGIAKWTKSVTDEYPNFNIVGEVWMQSQAQISYWQKDSPISKIQNYNSNLPSVMDFTLYEAASKAFNEDDGTWDKGMMKLYDNFTNDFLYPNTNNMLIFVENHDTNRFNQTYGNDIRKYKMAMALMATVRGIPQLYYGSEIGMAGDKNKGDADIRQDFPGGWEGDENNAFTKEGRTPGQSEYFDFTSKLFNWRKTKSAIHSGKMTHYIPENNVYVYFRHNATESIMVLMNNSNETHTVKTNRFKENIKDFKTGKDVISEVTFDFTDEITMEPKSVLVLELK; the protein is encoded by the coding sequence ATGTCTTTATCATTAAACGCACAAATCCAAAAAATTGAACCGCCTTTTTGGTATGCAGGCATGAAAAACCCAGAATTGCAAATTATGTTCTATGGTGAAAATATAGCACAATATCAAGTTACCGTATCTAATGCAATAAAAATTACTAATGTTAAAAAAACAGAAAATCCGAACTACATTTTTGTTACGATTGATACTAAAAAAGTCTCGGCAACTGATTTGATTTTTACTTTTAAAAACAATAATAAAGAGTCGTTTACCCAAAAATATGCTTTAAAGAAAAGAAGAGATAATTCAGCACAACGCAAAAGTTACGATGCTTCGGATATGATGTATTTGCTGATGCCGGATCGTTTTGCAAATGGGAACAGAAATAATGACAGTGAAAATGCCACTACAGAAAAATTTAACCGCGAATTACCGGGAGGAAGACATGGCGGTGACATTGAAGGGATAATCAAAAACTTAGATTACATCTCCTCACTAGGTGCAACAACAATATGGAGCACGCCACTTTGCGAAGACAACGACGCGGCTTTTTCCTATCATACTTACGGTCAATCTGATGTTTATAAAATAGATCCACGTTACGGAACCAATGATGATTATGTGCGTTTATCAAATGAAATGCATAAGAAAAACATGAAATTAGTGATGGATTATGTGACAAATCACTGGGGAATTGAACATTGGATGATGAAAGATCTACCTACAAAAGGATGGATTAATCAGTTCGATACTTATACTCAAACTAATCATAAAAGAACCGTTATAAATGATACTCATGCCTCGAAAGTTGATACTGAAACATGCTTGAATGGGTGGTTTGCACCGTCTATGCCTGATTTAAACTTAGCTAATCCTTTAGCTTTGAAATACTTGATTCAAAATGCAATTTGGTGGATTGAATATGCAAATTTAGATGGATTTAGAGTGGATACTTTTAATTATTCCGACCCAAAAGGAATTGCTAAATGGACAAAATCTGTTACTGATGAATATCCCAATTTTAATATTGTTGGTGAAGTTTGGATGCAAAGCCAAGCACAGATTTCCTATTGGCAAAAAGACAGCCCGATAAGTAAAATACAAAACTACAATTCCAATTTGCCAAGTGTAATGGATTTTACTTTATACGAAGCGGCAAGCAAAGCTTTCAATGAAGATGACGGAACTTGGGACAAAGGAATGATGAAGTTATATGATAATTTTACTAATGATTTTCTCTACCCAAACACAAATAATATGCTCATTTTTGTTGAGAATCATGACACCAATCGTTTCAATCAGACGTACGGGAATGATATTAGAAAATACAAAATGGCAATGGCTTTGATGGCTACCGTTCGAGGAATTCCGCAGTTGTATTACGGTAGTGAAATAGGCATGGCCGGAGACAAAAACAAAGGCGATGCAGACATTCGTCAAGATTTTCCTGGCGGTTGGGAAGGTGATGAAAATAATGCTTTTACCAAAGAGGGAAGAACACCAGGGCAAAGTGAGTATTTTGATTTTACATCCAAATTATTCAATTGGAGAAAAACAAAATCAGCCATTCATTCAGGGAAAATGACACATTATATTCCTGAAAATAATGTTTATGTTTATTTTAGACATAATGCTACTGAAAGTATAATGGTGTTAATGAATAACAGTAATGAAACTCATACTGTAAAAACAAATCGTTTCAAAGAAAACATCAAAGACTTTAAAACCGGAAAAGATGTGATTTCTGAAGTTACATTTGACTTTACAGATGAAATTACAATGGAACCTAAATCAGTTTTGGTTTTAGAGTTGAAATAA